TTGCCTTTTCTATTGCATCAATATCCAGTGTAAAATCAGATTTGGTTGGAACAAGGTTAATAACACCATTATGATTAGCTACATAAAACCCATACTCCACAAAATATGGTTTAGGCACTATTACCGCTTCGCCAGGATTTAATATTGTCTTCAATGCAACATTGAGGCCTCCAGCTGCACCACAGGTAAGTATAACATAATCGCCACTGATATCTATGGAATGGTCCTTAGCAACTTTTTTTGCAATGCTTGATCGTGTCGAAGCAAATCCTGCATTTGGCATATACCCATGCGCCTTTGGTTCCGGTTGCGATGCTAAAGTTTGTAATGTGGTGAAAAATGATTGAGGTGGTGTAACGTCTGGATTTCCTAAACTAAAATCAAATACATTCTCTTCGCCAAATTGTGCTTTAAGACGAGCCCCCTCTTCAAACATTTTTCTTATCCATGAGGACCGCGTCATAGCTTCAGCAATATAGGTAGCAACCGACATGATAACCTCTCAAAATAATTAATAATGAACTTTAATAAATTGTACTGAAGAATATTACAGCATGCAATATTTTTATCAAGTGTTTTTTATCTTGGATACATATAAAAACAAGCAAATTAATTTTTTCCATGCTTATTATTCATTCCTTTTTTTGTTCACATAAATATTAATTAGCAAAGAAGTGACATTACATTTTTTCAACAACTACCTATTATTCTAATAGCAATTTTTTAGGGTTTAAACCCATATTATATGAATATTTATAACTTTAGGTATGAATATTTATTTTATTTGCAAAATTGCATCAACTCTTATAGAACGAAACATCCTCAAAATATCGGATGGTATATTTAGTATCTCACATTTCTTTTGGTGCTGGATTGTACTTTTTTTTATATCTATCAAAAAAGCTATCCCAGCCGAATCAATATAGTTTAAACCAGATAGATCAATTGTTATATTGTCAGGTTTTGATAAAAATACATTTTTTACATCCTCCCGTAAATTATAGGAAGAGTAAAGGTCAAGATCCCCTTCAATTTTCAAAAGATAGCCTGATTCACTTTTATTAAATGAATAAATCATATGTTGATTATACCACTAATTATGTTACTGTTCTGATTTTCGGACATATGTGGCAACTCATTGAGCAATTTATACATACATTAGCGGGTACAGAGAAGATACTCATAGGTGAACATATCACCTACAAATTGCCGTAATATTTCATACTCATCTTTTACATTTACAGTACTGTTAAGAATAAACTGCAATTTGGGAGTCATGCAACACCCAAATATATCATTGTAAACACCTCTGTGTACCGTATACCCCCACCTTCTTGCTACTTTTTCAAGATGTGAAAACTGTATAGTAAATTCACTATGCCCAAACAAACGTATCTCATAAGGATTAAATGTGGGACTCACAGTAATACATTCTTTGAAATCGCCCTGTGATTCTGATTCGCAACTGTGCTCACTAACATATATATATCTGGTTTGTGCCTTGCACATCTTTTCAACTGCAAGGAGTGCTCCAAGATTAATATTGCATGGTATGGAGTATATTTCAAGATTGTACTCGTCAATAAATCGTTTGCATTGCTTTATCTCCCATGATTCTGAAGTTTCCAGTACTTCCCGTGTAAGATTACACACTGTAATAAAATCTCCAAAAATTTCATTGCAAATAATAAGATCAGCTTTTGACAATATTTGAGCATCTATATCAAGAAAATCCGAAAGTATAAACGTAGCGTTACCCTTCACATTTTTCTTTTGTTCATCTAGCATTGCTGGTGAAATATCAACCATTATAACCTTTGATTCTTTAAGGCATGTTAAAAAATCCTTCATCAGATAACCATATCCACCTCCCACTTCCATTATTGTCCCAATCTTTTTCATATCTATATATTGAGATAGAAATTCAAACAACAATGTTCCATACGAGGCATTCTTCTTTACAATCTGCCTGCAGGGACTGTTTTCCGGATAGAGCATATTACATACCGTAAGCTCCCATCCTAAAGTGGTGATGTGCTCTTTATGGTATGCGCGTGTATCATTTATATGGATCATATAATAATACCATTTTCAGGGGGCTGCGAATGCGACAGTAATATAGAGTATACAATGAGGCATACTATCAACAGAACAATTATAAAAATAGCTATAATTTTTATTTTATCTTTTGTTGGCAACAATTTAAAATTTCCAACTGCATACCAGTATGAATACAACTTTTCAATAATGTGTTTTATTATGCTTTCACTTAAAAACTTCTTTTTTTGCTTTTTTCTCAATGAAAGATCAAATACAGCATCAGAATACAATCCCGGGTCGTCCGGGTTTGCCAAAAATGAATAACCACAGCGGCATCGCACTTTTACTATTCCAGAATCAATTGGGAAGCGGAGTTTTATACCACAGGAAGGGCATGGTTTGATAATATGCATGTGAAGAACCTAAAGAATATCCTTTGCTCTGGCCATTAATTCGGGAATATCACTATAAAAATTTTCCAGCTGTACATCATGCAATCCTAACAGATTGACAGCATCCTGATTCAGCTCATGGTATAATCCATCGCTTCCTATACCAATACCTGCCATCAGGCAAAGTGTATTTGCTATATGAACTATCGATACTATCTTTTTATGTTCATCAGGAGCATTCATTGGTTCATGGTGATACCGTACAATAGATTGCAGCACTCCAGGGAATTTCCACTTTATTGTTACCTGTTGCCCAATCTGCTGATGGTCAAACCCCATTACTGATTTTTCCGCTTCCTGAAATGTTATATTTTTTTCAGTTACAGTAGCAAGTATTTCTTTAAAGGAGTTCTGTACAAAAAGAGCAAGGACAGTTTTCCCAACATCATGAATTATTCCACCTGTGAAGGCAATATCAGCAACCGTTTTGTGGTTGCATTCCGTTGCAATTTTTTTTGCAAGCATGGCAACTGCAACACCATGTTTCCACAATTCACCCCGCGCCAGGTCATACCCCACAATAACTTTGTTCAATACAGCTTTTGTGGTAGCAAGTACAACGATATCTTTAACCTCTTTAAGTCCTAAAATGACGATAGCCCTGTCAATTGATGAGATTTCCTTGCCTTTGCTAAAATATGCTGAATTGCACAGTTTTAATATATTAGCGGTGATGGCCTGATCTTTAGCAATTTCATCGGCAACTTGCTTGAATGATACATTAGGGTCATTGACCATATTAATTATCTTGCTTACCACATCAGGTAAAGAAGGTAACTGATCAACATTCTGAATTATGGACTGAATTCTTTTTTGTATATGTTCATGCATAATTATTATCTCCAATCCATCAATCAAACCTTATAATATATCTGTTCCTGGCCATTGGCCTTCACCTTTAGTCTCCCGTCATCAAGAAAAAAGTCAATAACCCTGCCCGAACTACCACCAACATCCTCCGCTACAATAGGAATGCCAAATTTTTCCAATGCTTTTCGCGTTGCCTCAATGTTATTTTCGCCAATATTTGCCAAGGTAGTAGTCGATTTAAATTTAAACATTGATGCGCCACCAGCAATTTTTGCAGACATAAATTCCTTTTTGCAGCCTTTTTTCAACAGTTGCTGCACAAGTATAGGTATTGCTGTATCGGCATACTTTTCAGGGTTGCTATCGCCTGGGTTTTTGGGCAGTAAAATATGGGCAAGACCCCCTATTTTCTTATTTCGCTCATAAATACATATGCCTACACAACTACCAAGAATTGTGCGCATGATAGCAGGGTTTTCTGCAACTGCCAGCTGTGCAACACCAATGTTGATAAGATTATCCATCCTTATCTACCAATAGTAAAAAAATTGCCTTAAGCTAAAATATTATCTTGATAAAAAATTACTTCATTATGTATATTTGTCAAGGCAAAACATATAATTTGATAAATTAAATTTTGAAAGGCATACAACATGTCGGTTTCCCGCATCAACCACAGCATCCACCATATAGATCCAAACAGCAAAAATCAAACCGGTAATATATATATAAATATTTTAAAAAATGAATTTATAATGCTTAATAAAGAAATAATCATTCCAAAAATACCTGTATCACATTTATCGTACGATGACGCATTTCCCATAGTTCAAACTATTATTCCCTTCATCCCTTTGTTTTTATTACACCACACGTTGCTTAATGAGCGAAACCCTCAACATGAGCTTCATAGCCTTCATTTTGCCACCTTACTTGAAGGTACACTAATTAATTTTTACCATGTATTACGTATTGATTTTAAATTTGGAGGCGATAGCTCAACAATAATAGAACCCGGGAACAATGACTACTACCCTTCGTACCGAACAAGCAGGCTCTATTATAAATCACGGCTTGTACCAACACTTAAAATACCTTCACCACCAATAACTCCAATAAAGCTTATACAATCAATTACTACCGAATCAGACCAGTATTTTCATACTTACGCAATGTTTGATGATATTGATACATCTCATATAACCAACAAGTTTATAACAATGTTGCCTGACATCTTTTCAATACCGGCTCATCTATACCCTTTTATAGTTATGGATTACTATACTGCATGTATGAATATCCCCAACCCTCTGCCTGAAGAACTTACTACCGCAATTACAATTTTTGAACCGCTATTTTTAGTCATAGCATCGCGCTGTATTCCAATTGAATCAATTATTCAGATAAAAGATGTTATACAAAGTTTCCCCGAGCTTCTTGAAATAAAAGATCAAGAGTTTATCCCAACCAACAACCTGATCCACATAGCAAAAGAATACTTTGGAA
The DNA window shown above is from Spirochaetota bacterium and carries:
- a CDS encoding STAS domain-containing protein; its protein translation is MIYSFNKSESGYLLKIEGDLDLYSSYNLREDVKNVFLSKPDNITIDLSGLNYIDSAGIAFLIDIKKSTIQHQKKCEILNIPSDILRMFRSIRVDAILQIK
- a CDS encoding class I SAM-dependent methyltransferase; protein product: MIHINDTRAYHKEHITTLGWELTVCNMLYPENSPCRQIVKKNASYGTLLFEFLSQYIDMKKIGTIMEVGGGYGYLMKDFLTCLKESKVIMVDISPAMLDEQKKNVKGNATFILSDFLDIDAQILSKADLIICNEIFGDFITVCNLTREVLETSESWEIKQCKRFIDEYNLEIYSIPCNINLGALLAVEKMCKAQTRYIYVSEHSCESESQGDFKECITVSPTFNPYEIRLFGHSEFTIQFSHLEKVARRWGYTVHRGVYNDIFGCCMTPKLQFILNSTVNVKDEYEILRQFVGDMFTYEYLLCTR
- a CDS encoding HDOD domain-containing protein, with protein sequence MHEHIQKRIQSIIQNVDQLPSLPDVVSKIINMVNDPNVSFKQVADEIAKDQAITANILKLCNSAYFSKGKEISSIDRAIVILGLKEVKDIVVLATTKAVLNKVIVGYDLARGELWKHGVAVAMLAKKIATECNHKTVADIAFTGGIIHDVGKTVLALFVQNSFKEILATVTEKNITFQEAEKSVMGFDHQQIGQQVTIKWKFPGVLQSIVRYHHEPMNAPDEHKKIVSIVHIANTLCLMAGIGIGSDGLYHELNQDAVNLLGLHDVQLENFYSDIPELMARAKDIL
- a CDS encoding chemotaxis protein CheD — encoded protein: MDNLINIGVAQLAVAENPAIMRTILGSCVGICIYERNKKIGGLAHILLPKNPGDSNPEKYADTAIPILVQQLLKKGCKKEFMSAKIAGGASMFKFKSTTTLANIGENNIEATRKALEKFGIPIVAEDVGGSSGRVIDFFLDDGRLKVKANGQEQIYYKV